The Pocillopora verrucosa isolate sample1 chromosome 2, ASM3666991v2, whole genome shotgun sequence genome has a segment encoding these proteins:
- the LOC131790743 gene encoding uncharacterized protein produces the protein MYTSNINAPTMIYLIIVFLTVFIFPGTAAAEKSKLFISSAIGSDTKFCGNESVPCQTLDYVYELLSPSGFNATTLLLEKGTYSLRKSMVFTKVEDLSLIGVNSDTLESNNQAKIICEPNVSVAFLLSDNITLQDLKMVSCGGWHESAISKQNAVVIKFKTAVHFDYCRNIWMRNVDIVGSKGHGANFYEIGGVLNVTNCVFENNTVSADTLRNISTSNKQTLEVVGYINSVGGVFVTLNKYTRNQPYFVNVTRARHESYIRGNSYTFTNCSFIGNGISGEVAPKDNFQGHALDQRRGIRGGGLGISFVGKAKSNKVLIQNCTFLANQAYWGGGLQAEFSELTSKNVFTVQSSVFQSNIGHSAGGGARVGHWREKGVYVPNNKIRFVDSVFRGNQGNWGGGVSVYGSSIFCKCKQDFNSRKIFSFQSCHWFANKAIVGSAIDTFLFNQNRENIGPEVPFHVEFVDSRVENNAIDIREENVQIGEGAIYNVGVSIVFRGKTIIKNNTFTALALDGGTLELYDDVEFVENIGVLGGAIAMYGYSQIILMNESRLLFKENSCTEKGGAMFIQTPGSPRISYGLSKNNPNICFFAYEDDQISFNQWDTEVIFQQNNAPDDSSGHSVFATTLKKCRMQGETRLNNSVLDWKFIRFHRTKANGNTKEIATSPVDIMYNAQEWHVSPGEVFSPTVHLRDEKNNSVNGIIKILMNKSSSQQEDNSSSVHLQTDSSLFLTHGKISYLKVGGHIGRKFNVALQHIGRQVLRKVIPVPFLKPCNPGFYPKDRNCVCQDKLDGISRCDKNGKTVYLKAGYWGGMVDGTFYTHPCPRGFCNCPRDNVTLIAQDECVFNVGQMCSKSREPDSILCGKCKPGLSVVFGHSNCYKCRKYYFLAVIPVYLVEILIFVKVAMLLDVDWFSGFLNGFLYSYQVMWQIVGERFVFRDHFMFFLINFLNFRLRIRSHFCFSSNLDYADKLFFNLTISVLTLLVVVFLAKLVGKYPNWCFSRRVRGPFRAICTILVLCYTGITSACLGLLNPVVFGHKTVLFSSGSTEFFQDKHAIYGSIAILFMFFFVIPFPLVLMCRPFFTRLLKPVFNLNRFKPLFDVLQSCFKDQHRSFAAFYLVCRLVVLVISIYVPSGPVKRSLLEVTCITVLFIFTYVKPYKRSEQGGEADPKYAWENKSDTILLLNLSLMAVLATATENDDISKRHKAQLEIVIQVMAYVPIVALTWYIYRKTRSRCAGVFSGDHRDPEGPEVTDTRNN, from the coding sequence ATGTATACTTCAAACATCAACGCTCCCACGATGATATATTTAATCATTGTTTTCTTGACGGTGTTCATTTTTCCAGGCACAGCTGCTGCTGAAAAATCCAAATTGTTCATCTCATCAGCTATAGGTAGCGACACGAAGTTTTGTGGAAACGAAAGTGTTCCCTGTCAAACTTTGGATTATGTCTACGAACTGTTGTCGCCTTCCGGGTTTAACGCGACAACTTTGCTGCTTGAAAAAGGAACGTACAGTCTTCGGAAGAGTATGGTTTTTACGAAAGTGGAAGATCTGAGCTTAATTGGGGTAAACAGTGATACGTTAGAGTCAAATAATCAAGCCAAAATCATATGCGAACCCAATGTGAGCGTGGCTTTCCTCTTAAGTGATAATATCACTCTTCAAGATCTGAAAATGGTCAGTTGTGGAGGATGGCATGAAAGTGCTATTTCGAAGCAAAACGCTGTAGTTATCAAGTTCAAGACCGCCGTTCACTTTGATTACTGTAGAAACATTTGGATGCGAAACGTGGACATAGTTGGTTCCAAAGGTCATGGGGCCAATTTTTACGAAATCGGTGGAGTGCTGAACGTGACAAACTGCGTGTTTGAGAATAACACAGTCAGCGCAGATACCTTACGGAACATATCaacgagtaataaacaaacccTTGAGGTAGTTGGTTACATTAATTCTGTTGGTGGAGTTTTCGTGACTTTGAACAAGTACACTCGAAATCAGCCGTATTTTGTGAATGTCACGCGAGCTCGTCACGAATCTTACATACGAGGAAACAGTTACACATTCACAAACTGTAGCTTTATTGGAAACGGAATTTCTGGAGAAGTGGCCCCCAAGGACAATTTTCAAGGACACGCGTTGGATCAGCGAAGAGGTATCAGAGGAGGTGGTCTGGGAATATCTTTCGTCGGTAAAGCCAAAAGCAATAAGGTGCTTATTCAGAACTGTACATTTTTGGCCAACCAGGCATACTGGGGAGGGGGACTGCAGGCTGAGTTTTCTGAGCTCACTAGCAAAAACGTCTTCACCGTTCAGAGTAGCGTTTTTCAAAGTAACATCGGACATTCTGCTGGAGGTGGGGCTCGTGTAGGCCACTGGCGGGAAAAAGGTGTCTATGTTCCAAACAATAAAATTCGTTTCGTAGATTCTGTCTTCAGGGGCAACCAGGGAAATTGGGGAGGAGGTGTATCTGTGTATGGCTCCTCAATCTTCTGCAAATGCAAGCAAGATTTCAATAgcaggaaaattttcagttttcagtcTTGCCACTGGTTTGCTAACAAGGCGATTGTGGGCTCGGCCATCGATACTTTTCTGTTTaatcaaaacagagaaaacatCGGTCCTGAAGTGCCTTTCCATGTAGAATTTGTAGACAGTCGAGTGGAGAACAACGCAATCGACATTCGGGAGGAAAATGTTCAGATCGGGGAAGGGGCGATTTATAACGTCGGTGTATCGATTGTCTTCCGAGGAAAAACGATCATTAAGAACAACACCTTTACTGCCCTTGCCTTAGATGGGGGAACATTAGAACTTTACGACGATGTcgaatttgttgaaaatataGGAGTCCTTGGGGGAGCGATCGCAATGTACGGATATTCTCAAATAATATTGATGAACGAATCTCGGCTTCTGTTCAAGGAAAATTCTTGCACGGAAAAAGGAGGAGCTATGTTTATACAGACTCCTGGATCACCACGAATAAGCTACGGCTTAAGTAAAAATAATCCGAACATTTGCTTCTTTGCATACGAAGACGATCAAATAAGCTTCAACCAGTGGGACACGGAAGTTATTTTTCAACAGaataatgctccagatgattCCTCAGGACATTCCGTTTTCGCCACTACTCTTAAGAAATGCCGCATGCAGGGAGAAACTCGTTTAAACAACTCAGTATTAGACTGGAAGTTTATAAGATTTCATCGAACAAAAGCAAATGGAAATACCAAAGAGATTGCCACAAGCCCTGTGGATATCATGTACAATGCGCAGGAGTGGCATGTTTCGCCTGGTGAGGTTTTTAGCCCCACTGTTCACCTTCGAGACGAGAAAAATAATTCTGTCAATGGTATCATAAAAATCCTGATGAATAAAAGCTCTAGCCAGCAGGAAGATAATTCATCTTCAGTTCATTTACAAACAGATTCGTCGCTTTTTCTTACCCATGGAAAGATCTCTTACCTCAAAGTTGGAGGACACATTGGAAGGAAATTCAATGTTGCTCTTCAACACATTGGACGACAAGTACTCAGGAAAGTCATACCGGTGCCTTTTCTTAAACCTTGCAATCCCGGATTCTATCCAAAAGATAGAAACTGCGTTTGTCAGGATAAATTGGATGGTATCTCGAGATGCGACAAAAACGGGAAGACTGTTTATCTTAAAGCCGGTTACTGGGGTGGTATGGTGGACGGAACGTTTTATACTCACCCTTGTCCACGAGGTTTCTGTAACTGTCCACGGGATAATGTGACTTTAATTGCACAAGACGAGTGTGTCTTTAATGTCGGGCAAATGTGCAGTAAAAGCAGAGAACCAGACAGTATTTTGTGTGGGAAATGTAAACCAGGACTCAGTGTAGTGTTTGGGCACTCAAACTGCTACAAATGtagaaaatattactttttggCGGTTATTCCAGTCTACTTGGTGgaaattttaatctttgttaAGGTGGCAATGCTCCTGGATGTGGATTGGTTTTCCGGTTTTCTTAATGGCTTCTTGTATTCCTACCAAGTCATGTGGCAAATCGTTGGAGAGCGGTTCGTCTTCAGAGACCATTTCATGTTCTTCTTGATCAATTTTCTCAACTTTCGCCTTCGGATAAGAAGTCACTTCTGCTTCTCATCTAATCTGGATTATGCAGACAAGCTGTTCTTTAATCTGACCATTTCTGTCCTCACCTTGCTCGTGGTCGTCTTTCTGGCCAAATTAGTGGGAAAGTATCCAAATTGGTGTTTTAGTCGGAGAGTGAGGGGCCCTTTCCGTGCAATCTGTACCATCCTTGTCCTTTGTTACACTGGCATCACATCAGCATGCTTAGGCCTTCTGAACCCCGTGGTATTTGGCCACAAGACAGTGTTGTTCAGCAGTGGCAGCACGGAATTCTTCCAAGACAAGCACGCTATTTACGGAAGCATCGCcattttgtttatgttctttttCGTAATCCCATTTCCACTCGTGCTGATGTGCCGGCCATTCTTCACACGTCTCCTCAAGCCGGTGTTCAACTTGAATCGCTTTAAACCACTCTTTGACGTGCTTCAGAGCTGTTTCAAAGACCAACATCGATCTTTTGCTGCTTTTTACCTCGTTTGTCGCCTGGTCGTGTTGGTAATTTCCATTTATGTCCCATCTGGTCCTGTAAAGAGGTCCCTACTAGAAGTCACCTGTATTACGGTTCTGTTTATCTTCACCTACGTGAAACCCTATAAGCGATCTGAGCAAGGAGGTGAGGCCGACCCAAAGTATGCTTGGGAAAACAAGTCAGATACCATCCTGCTCTTAAATCTCTCCTTAATGGCAGTTCTTGCTACGGCCACTGAAAACGATGACATCTCAAAGAGGCACAAAGCACAGTTGGAAATTGTTATTCAAGTCATGGCTTATGTTCCTATTGTTGCTTTGACATGGTACATTTATAGAAAGACCAGATCACGTTGTGCAGGTGTATTTTCCGGTGACCACCGCGATCCAGAGGGACCAGAAGTTACTGACACCCGCAATAACTGA
- the LOC131790752 gene encoding Golgi-associated plant pathogenesis-related protein 1, protein MLRESWLGAVVLLVIFCVVGFGNKAQETTINVLPHRALLAHNKYRAVHHSPALNWSEGLAAEAQALAQNLATQSSLSARKDSAMDLGQNLAKLAGSMACEDAGEIATNLWYSQANNYSYSDPRLNADTDTFTQVVWKGTQELGIGCARSSAAPSGPLYVVALYKPAGNIPKLLRKNVFEPGPRGDDPDVYSTLFRRQFEGSKSLRKVKSVGRIQRKSRQLRLIT, encoded by the exons ATGCTTAGGGAAAGCTGGCTGGGTGCTGTGGTgcttcttgtgatattttgtg ttgTTGGATTCGGCAACAAAGCACAAG AAACTACAATAAATGTATTACCGCACCGAGCATTGCTGGCTCACAACAAATACCGCGCAGTGCACCATTCTCCTGCTCTGAACTGGTCAGAAGGCCTAGCTGCAGAGGCACAAGCTCTTGCACAAAACTTAGCGACACAGAGCTCGCTCTCTGCAAGAAAAGATTCAGCTATGGACTTAGGTCAAAACTTGGCAAAACTGGCAG GTTCCATGGCATGTGAGGATGCCGGAGAAATCGCAACAAACTTGTGGTACAGCCAGGCTAACAATTACAGCTACTCTGATCCAAGACTCAACGCAGACACTGACACTTTCACACAG GTTGTGTGGAAAGGCACACAAGAACTTGGAATTGGTTGCGCTAGAAGTTCCGCTGCACCTTCAGGACCTTTGTACGTAGTGGCTTTATATAAGCCAGCGGGAAATATCCCAAAGCTATTACGCAAGAATGTCTTTGAGCCGGGTCCTCGCGGAGATGATCCAGATGTGTACTCAACATTATTTAGACGTCAATTCGAAGGAAGTAAAAGCCTCAGAAAAGTCAAAAGCGTGGGGCGAATTCAACGGAAAAGCCGTCAACTTCGATTAATAACTTGA
- the LOC131790748 gene encoding mastermind-like protein 2 — protein sequence MRTDWKIVSVVFLAAVLSLQCVDSKKATKTKLLKKLRHNGHMKAHAAHQRSLTGEKKNAVQPTNDQVAAMQNPESLQPSETEELNQLQNYNKQYINNEMAAETALLADQGIDDDSALKISNMAALPNGMPPGANAAIKAKISSSSAHTPQDQSAGQPQNLNTGYDPNAYLYDANSWPEYTIHDSDYSHFRSVEMNNMNGENTDMPPQYNKPDGHPDFQNMANDEKIEFQGQKFQQEKGEDSESLNDEMKQEDGEEFQKKPSSEGSPATHKVSSEGDVNDAKPAVNSGATEGSKSESSPKPQVTPSQQKPQVVVHKAEDDAAPAKDAPSQKQLQQQQQQQQQQTQKQPQVKTSPAKIAASVAEAAASLPPKAIASLVSSLVGGGKIVTSGQVQEQSQAKGQGQGQSKGQGQGQARSAAQSLIPQDINPAQEQTTIATQLHVVAKPKRRL from the exons atgcGAACAGATTGGAAGATTGTTTCAGTCGTCTTCCTGGCAGCGGTTTTAAGTCTCCAAT gcGTGGATTCTAAAAAGGCTACGAAAACGAAGTTACTTAAGAAGTTACGGCATAATGGACACATGAAAG CCCATGCTGCTCATCAAAGGAGTCTCACTGGCGAAAAGAAAAACGCAGTGCAGCCTACAAATGATCAAGTTGCGG CGATGCAAAACCCGGAGAGTTTACAACCCAGTGAAACGGAAGAACTAAACCAGCTGCAGAACTATAACAAGCAGTATATCAACAACGAAATGGCAGCCGAGACGG CTCTACTAGCAGATCAAGGAATTGATGATGACTCAGCATTAAAGATCTCCAACATGGCAGCTTTACCCAATGGAATGCCTCCAGGAGCTAATGCTGCTATTAAAGCCAAGATCAGTAGTAGCAGTGCGCATACTCCCCAGGATCAGTCAGCTGGACAACCGCAGAACTTAAACACTGGCTATGATCCAAATGCTTACTTGTATGACGCAAACTCTTGGCCAGAGTACACCATCCACGATTCAGATTACAGTCACTTCCGGTCAGTGGAAATGAACAACATGAATGGTGAGAACACAGATATGCCGCCACAGTACAACAAGCCTGACGGACATCCTGACTTCCAGAATATGGCgaatgatgaaaaaatagaaTTTCAGGGACAGAAATTCCAGCAAGAAAAAGGTGAAGATTCTGAATCGCTCAATGACGAAATGAAGCAAGAGGATGGGGAGGAGTTTCAGAAGAAACCGTCAAGCGAGGGAAGCCCGGCAACGCATAAAGTTAGTAGTGAGGGAGATGTAAATGACGCGAAGCCCGCTGTTAACAGCGGTGCCACTGAAGGAAGCAAATCTGAGAGTAGCCCAAAGCCACAAGTCACTCCGTCTCAACAGAAACCGCAAGTGGTAGTGCATAAGGCTGAAGATGACGCTGCTCCCGCGAAAGATGCACCTTCGCAAAAGCagctacaacaacaacagcagcagcagcagcagcaaacTCAAAAACAGCCGCAAGTGAAGACTTCTCCTGCAAAGATTGCTGCATCTGTGGCAGAGGCGGCGGCCTCACTGCCTCCCAAGGCCATTGCTTCTTTAGTGAGTAGTCTGGTCGGTGGCGGGAAAATTGTTACATCAGGTCAAGTCCAGGAACAAAGTCAAGCGAAAGGTCAAGGTCAGGGTCAAAGTAAAGGTCAAGGTCAAGGTCAAGCTAGGAGTGCAGCTCAGTCCCTCATACCTCAAGACATTAATCCGGCGCAAGAACAAACCACAATAGCTACGCAGTTACACGTTGTTGCGAAGCCAAAGAGACGATTATAA
- the LOC131790747 gene encoding probable lysosomal cobalamin transporter isoform X1, which translates to MAIPHEVLAYGWIPFTVVVVLILIFSWFYIRYYQDHAQSEVSSTLTAILALSVCLLTVALVPVDIFLVSYMKNDDGSWKEWSDNEALRNDFKQTTAVGYYVLYSMVAFLAFAVMPFMYFYYEEKDEDATTRQRMCGALKYTIGFLIVGIVLLLVGAFAPLKQPSKNVTHWDKKLLYMKDELLHTHHGETSLALVMGFLSFIGMVIMITYTAYGMTSLPFSMLKGFKNSKKEHLEVSQERESVEERARMIRAKYMDGRAMSSHDRRTLARLEGEEKLLVRRERHLQAANLGWLNKCLKCCRPFEVVFGIFFLLFGLLIIVSLFLTSLDKALNSLGYKAGYALSKPQLPNPINIIMVYAQKVFPLDYCLFVAIVLYFLYCTMAGIRAISIRCCWIKLYKIRPRKTMPQALLFLILMLILTMLFLNIMLFTLAPQYVMYGSQHYMVKTHHTAYINGTHGNVTHLTNTTSVTTETKVCSTDVPEDKCLMTRAAVFVNRFFYKVWFFGACYYWGTWLFLGIYVIGLGVSIAKKRKSVVDEELDSSDDDSDEELIST; encoded by the exons ATGGCCATCCCACACGAAGTGCTGGCGTACGGTTGGATACCATTCACAGTGGTCGTTGTT TTAATCTTGATTTTTTCATGGTTCTACATCCGTTACTATCAAGACCATGCTCAGTCTGAGGTGTCCTCTACACTCACAGCTATTTTGGCCCTCAGTGTTTGTCTTCTCACTGTTGCCCTGGTTCCTGTGGACATTTTCTTGGTTTCCTACATGAAAAATGATGATGGGAGCTGGAAG GAGTGGAGTGACAATGAGGCTTTGAGAAATGACTTCAAGCAGACAACTGCTGTTGGATATTACG TGCTGTATTCCATGGTGGCTTTCTTAGCATTTGCAGTGATGCCATTCATGTATTTCTACTATGAAGAGAAAGATGAAGATGCCACTACCCGACAG aggATGTGTGGTGCCCTCAAGTACACCATAGGGTTTTTGATAGTTGGCATCGTCCTTCTCCTTGTTGG AGCCTTTGCACCCCTGAAGCAACCTTCAAAAAATGTGACACATTGGGACAAGAAGCTTTTGTATATGAAGGATGAATTATTGCACACTCACC aTGGGGAAACTTCTTTGGCCCTGGTCATGGGCTTTCTCTCCTTCATCGGCATGGTTATTATGATCACATACACT gcTTATGGCATgacttctttgcctttttcaATGCTGAAAGGATTCAAGAACTCCAAA AAAGAGCATTTGGAAGTTAGCCAGGAACGTGAATCAGTAGAGGAGCGTGCTCGAATGATCCGTGCCAAGTATATGGATGGTCGTGCAATGAGCAGTCATGATAGGAGGACTCTAGCAAGGCTGGAAGGGGAGGAAAAACTTCTTGTCAGAAGAGAGAGACATCTTCAGGCAGCAAACCTTGGCTGGCTTAACAAGTGCCTGAAGTGCTGTCGTCCTTTTGAAGTTGTATTtggaattttctttctgttgtttgGCCTTCTGATCATTGTATCCCTGTTTCTTACCAG CTTGGACAAGGCCCTGAATTCATTGGGCTACAAAGCTGGTTATGCACTTTCCAAACCCCAGCTTCCAAATCCTATCAATATCATTATGGTGTATGCACAGAAG GTTTTTCCTCTGGACTACTGCTTGTTTGTGGCTATTGTCCTTTACTTCCTCTATTGCACCATGGCAGGAATCAGAGCAATCAGCATACGTTGCTGCTGGATCAAA CTTTATAAAATCCGTCCTCGCAAAACTATGCCTCAAGCTCTGCTGTTTTTGATTCTGATGTTGATACTGACCATGCTGTTCCTCAACATTATGTTGTTTACATTGGCTCCTCAGTATGTCATGTATGGGAGTCAACATTACATG GTGAAGACCCATCATACAGCTTACATCAATGGTACTCATGGTAATGTCACCCATCTAACAAATACCACATCTGTAACTACTGAAACCAAAGTCTGCTCCACTGATGTTCCTGAAG ATAAATGCCTGATGACAAGAGCTGCTGTATTTGTAAACAGATTTTTCTACAAAGTTTGGTTCTTTGGGGCTTGCTATTACTGGGGCACATGGCTGTTCTTGGGA aTTTATGTGATTGGGTTAGGAGTATCCATAGCAAAGAAACGCAAGTCAGTGGTAGATGAGGAACTGGATTCCAGTGATGATGACTCAGATGAAGAGTTGATTAGTACTTAG
- the LOC131790747 gene encoding probable lysosomal cobalamin transporter isoform X2, whose amino-acid sequence MAIPHEVLAYGWIPFTVVVVLILIFSWFYIRYYQDHAQSEVSSTLTAILALSVCLLTVALVPVDIFLVSYMKNDDGSWKEWSDNEALRNDFKQTTAVGYYVLYSMVAFLAFAVMPFMYFYYEEKDEDATTRQRMCGALKYTIGFLIVGIVLLLVGAFAPLKQPSKNVTHWDKKLLYMKDELLHTHHGETSLALVMGFLSFIGMVIMITYTAYGMTSLPFSMLKGFKNSKKEHLEVSQERESVEERARMIRAKYMDGRAMSSHDRRTLARLEGEEKLLVRRERHLQAANLGWLNKCLKCCRPFEVVFGIFFLLFGLLIIVSLFFSSLDKALNSLGYKAGYALSKPQLPNPINIIMVYAQKVFPLDYCLFVAIVLYFLYCTMAGIRAISIRCCWIKLYKIRPRKTMPQALLFLILMLILTMLFLNIMLFTLAPQYVMYGSQHYMVKTHHTAYINGTHGNVTHLTNTTSVTTETKVCSTDVPEDKCLMTRAAVFVNRFFYKVWFFGACYYWGTWLFLGIYVIGLGVSIAKKRKSVVDEELDSSDDDSDEELIST is encoded by the exons ATGGCCATCCCACACGAAGTGCTGGCGTACGGTTGGATACCATTCACAGTGGTCGTTGTT TTAATCTTGATTTTTTCATGGTTCTACATCCGTTACTATCAAGACCATGCTCAGTCTGAGGTGTCCTCTACACTCACAGCTATTTTGGCCCTCAGTGTTTGTCTTCTCACTGTTGCCCTGGTTCCTGTGGACATTTTCTTGGTTTCCTACATGAAAAATGATGATGGGAGCTGGAAG GAGTGGAGTGACAATGAGGCTTTGAGAAATGACTTCAAGCAGACAACTGCTGTTGGATATTACG TGCTGTATTCCATGGTGGCTTTCTTAGCATTTGCAGTGATGCCATTCATGTATTTCTACTATGAAGAGAAAGATGAAGATGCCACTACCCGACAG aggATGTGTGGTGCCCTCAAGTACACCATAGGGTTTTTGATAGTTGGCATCGTCCTTCTCCTTGTTGG AGCCTTTGCACCCCTGAAGCAACCTTCAAAAAATGTGACACATTGGGACAAGAAGCTTTTGTATATGAAGGATGAATTATTGCACACTCACC aTGGGGAAACTTCTTTGGCCCTGGTCATGGGCTTTCTCTCCTTCATCGGCATGGTTATTATGATCACATACACT gcTTATGGCATgacttctttgcctttttcaATGCTGAAAGGATTCAAGAACTCCAAA AAAGAGCATTTGGAAGTTAGCCAGGAACGTGAATCAGTAGAGGAGCGTGCTCGAATGATCCGTGCCAAGTATATGGATGGTCGTGCAATGAGCAGTCATGATAGGAGGACTCTAGCAAGGCTGGAAGGGGAGGAAAAACTTCTTGTCAGAAGAGAGAGACATCTTCAGGCAGCAAACCTTGGCTGGCTTAACAAGTGCCTGAAGTGCTGTCGTCCTTTTGAAGTTGTATTtggaattttctttctgttgtttgGCCTTCTGATCATTGTATCCCTGTTT TTTTCCAGCTTGGACAAGGCCCTGAATTCATTGGGCTACAAAGCTGGTTATGCACTTTCCAAACCCCAGCTTCCAAATCCTATCAATATCATTATGGTGTATGCACAGAAG GTTTTTCCTCTGGACTACTGCTTGTTTGTGGCTATTGTCCTTTACTTCCTCTATTGCACCATGGCAGGAATCAGAGCAATCAGCATACGTTGCTGCTGGATCAAA CTTTATAAAATCCGTCCTCGCAAAACTATGCCTCAAGCTCTGCTGTTTTTGATTCTGATGTTGATACTGACCATGCTGTTCCTCAACATTATGTTGTTTACATTGGCTCCTCAGTATGTCATGTATGGGAGTCAACATTACATG GTGAAGACCCATCATACAGCTTACATCAATGGTACTCATGGTAATGTCACCCATCTAACAAATACCACATCTGTAACTACTGAAACCAAAGTCTGCTCCACTGATGTTCCTGAAG ATAAATGCCTGATGACAAGAGCTGCTGTATTTGTAAACAGATTTTTCTACAAAGTTTGGTTCTTTGGGGCTTGCTATTACTGGGGCACATGGCTGTTCTTGGGA aTTTATGTGATTGGGTTAGGAGTATCCATAGCAAAGAAACGCAAGTCAGTGGTAGATGAGGAACTGGATTCCAGTGATGATGACTCAGATGAAGAGTTGATTAGTACTTAG